In Betaproteobacteria bacterium, the DNA window GCTGCTGGCGCGCCGACACCGGTCGAGAGCGACAGGATCACCGAGCCTTCCGAAACCTTGTCACCGAGCTTTACCTTCACCTCCTGCACGATGCCGCCGATCGGCGAGGGCACGTCCATCGTCGCCTTGTCCGATTCCAGCGTGATGAGCGCCTGCTCCGCCTTCACCGAATCGCCCGGCTTGACGAAGATCTCGATCACCGGCACGTCCTTGAAATCGCCGATGTCCGGCACCTTGACCTCGGCCACGCCGCCGGGGGCGCTGGTCGGCGCAGGCGGTGCGGACACCTTGGGCGATTTCGCCGCCGACTCGGCAGCGCCTGCGGCTTCGAGCGTAAGGATGAGACTGCCCTCGCTCACCTTGTCACCCACCGCCACTTTCACTTCCTTCACCACGCCGCCGGCCGGTGACGGCACTTCCATCGTCGCCTTGTCCGATTCCAGCGTGACGAGCGGATCCTCCGGCTTGATCGTGTCGCCCGGCTTCACCATCACTTCGATGATCGGGACATCCTTGAAATCGCCGATGTCCGGCACCTTCACTTCCGTTGTCGCAGCCATGTCTCCCCCGAAAATCTTGCGCTCCACGCCGCGGCACGCACCGCGGCGCACTTCGTTGTCAGCGTGACGATGCGCGCGCCAACGCGCCCTCAGACGGTGACCGGGTTGGGTTTCTCCGGATTGATGCCGTACTTCGCGATGGCCTCTTGCGCCTTCTGCGGCGGCAGCGTTCCCTCGTCCGCGAGCGCCTTCAGCGCCGCCACGGTCACGTAGTACCGGTTGACCTCGAAGAATTCGCGCAGCTTGACGCGGTAGTCGCTGCGGCCGAAGCCGTCGGTGCCGAGCACGCGGAAGCGCTTCGGCAGGAAGGCGCGCAGCTGGTCGGCGTACGCCCGCATGTAGTCGGTCGAGGCGATCACCGGGCCGTCACGGCCTTCCAGGCACTGCTCGACATAGCTCTTCCGCGGCGGCTCGGTCGGGTGCAGCATGTTCCAGCGGTCGGCGGCGATGCCGTCGCGGCGCAGCTCGTTGTAGCTCGTGCAGCTCCAGATGTCCGCGTTCACGCCCCAGTCGTTCTTGAGCAGTTCGGCCGCGGCGATCACTTCGCGCAGGATGGTGCCGGAGCCCATGAGCTGGACGCGCGGTCCCTTGCCCTTGTCGCCCTGCTGCAGGAGGTACATGCCCTTGATGATCCCTTCCTCGGCGCCTTCCGGCATGCCCGGGTGCGGGTAGTTCTCGTTCATCACGGTGAGGTAGTAGTAGACGTCCTCCTGCTCCTGATACATCCGGCGCAGGCCGTCGCGCACGATCACCACCACTTCGTAGGCGAAGGTCGGGTCGTAGGACACGCAGTTCGGAATGGTGGAGGCGAGGATGTGGCTGTGGCCGTCCTCGTGCTGCAGGCCTTCACCGTTCAGCGTGGTGCGCCCGGCGGTGCCGCCGACGAGGAAGCCGCGCGCGCGCATGTCGCCCGCCGCCCACGCGAGGTCGCCCACGCGCTGCAGCCCGAACATCGAGTAGTAGATGTAGACCGGGATCATCGGCACGTTGTTCGAGCTGTAGGAGGTGGCAGCCGCGA includes these proteins:
- a CDS encoding branched-chain alpha-keto acid dehydrogenase subunit E2, whose translation is MAATTEVKVPDIGDFKDVPIIEVMVKPGDTIKPEDPLVTLESDKATMEVPSPAGGVVKEVKVAVGDKVSEGSLILTLEAAGAAESAAKSPKVSAPPAPTSAPGGVAEVKVPDIGDFKDVPVIEIFVKPGDSVKAEQALITLESDKATMDVPSPIGGIVQEVKVKLGDKVSEGSVILSLSTGVGAPAA